In Strix aluco isolate bStrAlu1 chromosome Z, bStrAlu1.hap1, whole genome shotgun sequence, the sequence gctgctgggctggcgAGGGCAGGGGAGATgtcccaggcagctgcctgcattcTCTTCTGGCACTTGACAAGGACTGGCCCGGACAAGGGTCTCTCAGCACCTCCAAGTACCTGGGGAGGGGGCTTTGGGGACCATCCCCGCTGCCTGTGCACCTCCTGCAAGGACGGTCCCCAAGCTGGCATCTCACCCAGTGCCACCCACCTCTCCTCTGGCCCAACACCACCTACAAGGGGTTCTTGCCTGTGCAGTGCCAATGCTATCCCCTTTATTGACATCACTGCCACATCCAGCCACAGCATGGGAGAGAGGGGCAGAGGGACGGGACGGGGGTCCCATCTGCCTGCTGGTGGCTGGTGGGGCGTGACGGGCAGGGCTCagcacccccctgctcacccctgGGAGCCTGCACCCATGGTCCCCCTCAACACTAGGCAGTGAAGTGGGGCTGGCTCAGCATCTTATCCCCATATGTTCAGCAGCGCCCGGCAGTGAGGCTGGCCTCTCGCCCCAAGTCTGAGGTGCCTCCAGCCGGCTCCTGGCAAGCACAGGCAGCCCAAAGCTCCTGGGAGCAGAGCCTCTCTCCTTAGTGTCCATCCTGCACCCCCAGGATGCTGGGGGGCTCCAGCAATGTCCACAGCTGTGGGGTGACCCAGGAGGCGTGGGGTCCTTGGGGGCCAGCAGTGGCATCAAGTCCCACGCGTGGGCAAGcgggtgcagggagcagggatcGGCCAGGGCTCACTACAGGATCTGGGCCTCTGCCAAGAAAGACGGCAAGGGTCAGGGGGTGCAGTggcctcccccccagccccacactccCTCCCCTGCATTCCCCCCATTAACCCCCTGCACCCTGACTCACTCGGCAGTGCCTTCAAGTGGGTGGCAGCAATCAAGAAGTTGTGGGGTTTGGTCTTGTCCTTGCCATGTTTCCTCACCCGGAGCCTGGGGACAGAGCAGCGGTGGCTGAGGACCCCGAGCAGCCCCCCTGGACACCAGGACTGCCTGCATCCCTGGTGATCCCATCCGGCATCCCCAtccagctgtgcccagctgtgCCCAGACACTCCAGTGGGTCAGCTCCAGGGCTACAGCAGGAGCTGGTCACGAGATGATagagcagggctgggatggggacagggactgACAGCAGAGCCACAGCATAGCAGGGAGACCCCAGCCGTGACAAGATGAGAGGGGACCTGGGGACAGGACCAGTGGGCAGTGCGTGGGGGCAGGACTCCCAGTGGGCAAAGGCATATGGAGGGGTCTCTGCGCTGACTCTGCAGCATGAGAGTTCCCAGCAAGGCATGAGCCTTTGCGGGGATGTTAGTAGCAGCAGCATGTTTGGGGGATACGGAGAAAGGTTCCATGAACGTGGGCTCATCAGAAAGACCCCAGACAGGTTGGGCATCACCGCAGCCAGTGGGGTGAGCTGGGAAGAGGCACTGGTGTGGCAAGGGGGCAAGGGGAGCATAAACCACCTCATGGGGCTGGCAGCAAGTGTGTTTGGGCAGGGaccacagagcagggctggggggacatGGGGCACTCCATGCGGAGGGTTCAGGAGTCAGAGTGGGATGGGGACAGCAATCATCCGGACCCCTCTCCCTCAAAACCCAACCTACCAGATGAGGATGGTGATGACAAGAACAGCAGCCAGGATGAAGAAGGCGAAGATCCCGAGGGACACCAGGACAGCCATCTTCTCCAGGGGGTCGCTGTGGTCTGGGACAGAGAGACTGTCACAGCTGAGGGCTGCCACAGCCCCCGGCACCTGGGGGACCCAACTGCAAGCTCCTgggcaccccagcaccccagacACACATGGACATGGGGCAAGAGACCCTTCCCATTGCTCTCCAACATGGGTGtgcccaggcaggcagctgcctgaggGCAGTCCCCACTCCTGCCCGCCATCCCCAGCTCTACTCACTGATGGGCTCAGGGTTGGGAGCCTGGGAAGGCTCCTCGGCCAGGGTCTCCAGGCTGGCGTCTGTAGTGGTTTCTTTACTTGCTGCAGTGGCCAGGTCTGGAAGGTCAGAGGGGATGGGAAACACTCAGCCAAAAGCATGGGCAGCACCCCGGGGACCCACAGAGAGGAGCAAAGAAGGGTGGCCTTGTGCCCCAGGGATCCTACAAGCCCAAGGGTGCCCCTGTGGTGCTCTGGGAGACACACTATGCCCCGAGGCTGCTGGGGGTGGCATCCCCaaatggcagcagcagcctgcagtgGAGCTGGGAGATGTTTTGCCCCCTTGTAGCTCTGCCTCTCACCATGGGACCAGTTTGTGGGTGGTGCAGGGGACCAGCTCTTTGGGTCAACTTTAAGGGACCCTAAAAGATGGGACTGGCTCTGGGTGATATGTGGGGAAATGGGTGCCGTGGTGAAGGGGTTGGAGAGGGGCAGCCCAGGGTGCTGGATGTATTCTGGGGAGGGATGGCGCAACCTGGtagggctgctgggggctgcagcctaTCCCTCTCGCACCTCTGACCGGCGTTGCCCGGGCCTCAGCACTCCACTCGCTCCAGTTCCCCGCATCCAGGAAATCCTTGGCGCTGACCTGGACCACGTGCTCCAGCCCGGCGAAGGCATCCGTGATCACCTCGGACAGGTTCACTGTCTCCACCTGCACCAGGCAGAGGggagctgtggggcaggcaggagcaatCCTTGCTGCCCTCCATGGGGCAGGTCCTCATGGCCACCTTGCTCCCCTGACAGCTTTGCCTTTCTTTGCCTGCCACTTACCACAGACCAGGAGCGGTGGATGATGGGCCGGTACTGGAGACGAAATCTGAGCTGGAAGTGAGGTTCCTTGGGCCAGGAGGAGGGGTACTTCCAGCTCACATGGAGCCGCCGTGGGGCCAGGGGGATGGGCTCCACCACCAAGCCCTCCGGAGGGTCTGGCTTAACtgtgcaggagaggagagggagcccTTGTCACACTGGACTGCCATGCAGAGGGGTGTTGGTCTCCCTGCTACTGTCCAGGGCTGGATGCCGAGGGCATGGACAGAGTCCAGGACagagagatggatggatggagactCACTGATGGCCTGCATGGTGACGTCGAGGAGGCGGAAGCTGGAGCCCAGGGGGTTCACCTCGGTGATGTTCAGGCGGTAGGAGCTCCAGAACTCTGACCCATGGACCGTGCAGGTACCGGGGCGGGATGGATCCTGCAGGCACGGCCCCATGTGCCCATTCTTGTTCCTGCAGACGGGGAGGCAGGGTGGTGACAAGTccccccctgcccgccctgcaTAGCTTCCTGGTGCTGCCAAAGAGGTGACATGTGGGGAGACCCCCATACCAAGAGCTTGGTGGAGGAGGCAGCCCCTGTTACAGTTTAGTTGCCCTCACCCCTCCAGAGCCTGGCACGTCCCTCTGAGCATGCTCAAAGGGACCccctgtgagagacaacttgtaactcccccaaaacagggccagagaggaacaggcctgtgagaaaaaacagcctgagagagataagggatgcgGGGCAGTGGAGGCTctctgagctgaggaatgtctcaaataCTCGCAAGTagcgaaactatagtcacggggtggatcgtgtggagtttggagctgataaggctgcctggatagcacaggatgggctggaggagggaaccctgaggagacaggacggctctgctctggtgcatctggtCAAGTTTCAAGGACCATCTGTCCAGTTCATGACCTTTGCTTTATTGCCCCCAAAATgaatattaaagttgacacccctgaatatgttaataaagactaacaagatcatgctaattacatcatcccatgaagcaccttactcctccccatacatgggatacgtaggtaacTGGGTTGACCTGGGGGACGGACCTAAGGAAAAcatgtataaattgagggggggtgagaagtgagaggagaaaagaaaaaagacatgaagaagtaGAGAAGACAGATACATTCCTGATGAACTCGGACAGGATCAACGCAGGAACTTGGACCAgagatctctatttctctattctctctatctcccttctttcccttttccccttttccctcactaccattaagtaacacaaggcatactgtattgcttgctgtaactcattatatacttagccaattattgtgcatccagttagtacattgtgggaagttaataaatgtctggactttgagacttgtctcaccattgtccattccgttggggatttacgaatccaagtcacttgtctccctcatctgagcagggcACAGATGACACACCCATCCCACCCCCACAGTCCCTCCTGGGAAGGTCCCTCTCTGGGGCAAACCCTTCTCCCAGGCCCCCAGGCTTAGCTGGCTCCCCAATGGGGAACCCCAGCCCTTGCTTTACGGACCCCACTGAGGACAGTGGCGGAACCTCTGGGACAGGACCTGTCCTCAGGGAGTGCGACTGGGGTGGGAGTCAGTCCTACCTCCTCTTCTCTTCGCCCGTCAGCGACTTCTTCCTGCCATGGAGACAGTTGGAAAAGCAGATGGTGAGGATGAGGGGACAGCATGAAGCCAACCCCACCATGACCCAGAAGAGGAACAGAGGTCTCTGCATTGCAGAGCAGCCCCCAATCCCACACTGACGCACACAGGTGACACGCCACAGGGGATGGAGCTAAAACCATTCCCGGTCCTGCTGGCAAGCAGCCTGGCAGCACGAGTTGggtgtcccaggaaaatgagacAGTGGGGGTGCCCAGGAGGGTCTTCCCCAGAGGACCTCCCCTCCCTTGACCAAGGTTTCATCATGTAGCAGCAGCAAAGATCTGGGGACACCGATAAAAGCAGATCCCCAGTAGCTGGCTTTGCCCTCCCACTATGGCCCCTAAATCCCTGCTTCCCATCACCTTCTCCCTGCCAAGCCCCTGGTGCTTCATGCAGCTCCCTCCCCACCAAGCCCCCAGTCCCCAGCTTCTGTAGCTTTCAGCAGGGCTGTACTTTATGAGCTCCGGCTGACTTCAAAGCAGCCCGGTAATTTGGCCTGCCGGGATAATTAGAAGCAGCAATGTTGTCAGGGCTCCTTTCATCCTGAAGCATGCCAAAGTGCTTGGTGGCTTGCAGATGACCTGCTTCTTTTTTTATAGCCCCTCTGGTGCTGGCAGAGCCATTAGCAGGGAGGGAGCCTGCCTCTGCTGACCCCCCAGTACTGATGTTGTGCCCCACTTGGAGCAAGCAAATGCTCGGTGCTCTGCTCACCCCAAGACATGACCTGCTCCAGGATGCAGCATGGTCCTTGGGGCAGGAGGTGAACCCACGGTGTGGGTTGGATGGCCAGAAGGATTTGATGGTTATCCTTGGCTGGGACCCAGGGTTCATCCCATAAACCCCCCAGCCCGTGCCCTGTAGGGATGAATACATCACCTGTAGGTGGTGATGTATCTGGTGGGGAGGAAGGTCTCCACGCTGGAGGTCCAGGAACAGGAGAAATTCTCATAGTCAGACGCTCTGCAGGACACAAAGGGGACTCCCGGCAGGTCTGGGGTCCCAAAGGGAGCGACAGTCAGTGAGGGGTTCCCCATCCTGTAGCCCAGCTGGCACGCAGGGCCCTCTGTGACACTGTAAAGTCCCCTCCTGGCAAGCTCCTGCCAGGGGTGCGGCCACCACTGGCCCATCCCTGTGGGGCCACACATCCCCCGTACCCCAGCCTGCAGACAAGCTACTCACACCCCAGCCGCAGGGACACGGCGTGCAGGAGGCCACCATCCTCGCTGTGGCAGCTGTAGGTTCCTGCAGTGGCGAGGCTGGCACACGGCAGCACCAGGGCTCCTTGCCGGATGGCTGAGCCCTCCGGCAGTGCCGCGGCACCTGCCCGTCTCCATTGCACCGGCAAGCTGAGGAGGAGAGACCAGTCAGGCAGTGTTAGAGGACAGGGACAGTGGGTCACCTCCCCAGCCTGTAAACCATCCCATTGGATAAATCTCCCAGCGCGCACGGAAAAGACCTACCTGGCGTGGGTATCGGTGCATGACAGGGTCACGTCTGTCCCCACCTGTCCGTACTGCACACCTGGAGGGACACACACATCCCCAGATGGCTGTTAGCACCCTGTGCCACCTCATGTCAGGGCTGGGGGTCGAGGTGGGCAGCCTGGGGCTGTAACCCCCTGGGGAGCTGGGCACTGGCTGTGGGGTGTTGCTTCATGCAGCTACCATGACAGGGGACTGGGAAGGACTGGTCCCAGTTGGGGCTGGGCAATGGGCAGCTGCAGGGAGGCACTGGTCAGAGGACACCCATCACTGTGGGGCTGTGTTTTGTGGACGTCCTGACTCTGGTAGGTCCGTGCCTGCCTGGGAGAAatggggtgtccccagggtccccatgCCTGGGATGtggggggctgggcagggggcttGGTGGGGgctcaccttcctctccccagccctcgGGGATGGCGAGGGAGGCTGATGCCAGGGCTGCCGCGAGGAACACCATCACCCTGCCCAGGCCTGGGATGGGACTGCGCATCTGGAGGAGGCAGAGCGGGGAGGGAGAGGGTGTTATCCCCTGCAGTGGGGCAGCCAGCAGGCTCCACAGCCCAGAGCACCCCTGCAGGACCATGGACCCTGCATCTCCCTCTCGTCTCGCCCCATCCTGGCAGGGACAGCATGGGGACTGCACCGCCAGGACCCCAGATGGGACAGCTGGCAGGGTCTGTGCCACTGTCACAGCTGGTCCCTGGCTGCCAAGTCCCCATGCCTGGAGGGGGAACACAAAGAGCAAACACTGACCAGGAGCTCAGGGCTGTGTGGGCTGGCGGGATTAAGGGCTCTTTGCCATTGCAGTCCTGTGCCGGGAGCCCTGgctggctcccagccctggggtggTCCAAAGACCTGCGCCAGTGCAGCTGGAGCACGAAGGGACCAAGGAGAAATTCTGGCCTGTATTTATGCAGCAGAAGACAGCATTTAGATCTGAACAGGCTCACACAGCCAGGGAGAGCAGGTCTGTAGGGTACACTGTGCCAAgagcggggctggctgggggtCCCATGTTACTGCCATCCCTGCACCAGCTGCAGTGCTGATCTGTGCCCTTCCAGGCCATCTGGGGTCTCTGGACCCAGGGAGAAGGGCCCTAAAGTCCCTTCCTCCCACTCAGAGATCACCAGTGGGTCTGGGGTGAGAAGCACAGGGGATGCTGAGTCAGGGATGTGCACCCAACTGGGGTTTCCCCATCATAGCACAGCCAGCATCACCCTGTCTGTGCCAGCCAGCATCACCCTGTGGTGTCCATCCCAGCCTACATTGTTCTGCACATATCAGTCAGCGTCACCCTGTCCATCCCAGTCAGCATCACCCTGTCTGTGCCAGCCAGCACCACCTCAGAGCATCCATCCTGGTGAGCATCGTGCCATCCATATCAGCAGCATCACACTGTCCCTGtcagccagccctgcctgcccccagcaggCACAGACAGCTGAATCATTTCTCCCTGGAAGACCCTCCTGCCCATCCCTCATGAATGTGCAGGCCTATTTATTTACACCCATATTGTTGGGATCTGTTCTGGGCAGCAggtgggcaggggctgagggcagtgagctccctgccagccccaagcacaggctgcagcttgtGGAGTAAACCCATGTCCCCCTGAGTCACCCAGTTCAAGAGCTGAGGGGCTCCAGGGAGGGATGCTCCAGACCTGTAAAGGCATCCCAGAGCAGTTGCCAGTTTCTCTCTGTGGGCAGGTGCCCATGGCCACAGACTAAACTAGGTGGCAAAGGAAACATGAACTACAAGGTGATATGCTGCAACCCAGCAAGTGCTGGGGGGCAGGCATGCAGCACTGTGCATCAACCCTGCCCTGAAAACACCAGGCAGCCGCAAATGCAAGCCCCAAACATAAATGATTTCATTAAACTGTCACAAGCTTTTC encodes:
- the IL11RA gene encoding LOW QUALITY PROTEIN: interleukin-11 receptor subunit alpha (The sequence of the model RefSeq protein was modified relative to this genomic sequence to represent the inferred CDS: inserted 1 base in 1 codon; deleted 3 bases in 2 codons), which gives rise to MPGEGQAGSANARGAAPWRGGSLRPGGTPVLRRGGGHRAPGRPGGIPSPAPRGGPRAGSGGRGRGRTPRAPRGGPGGAVXGAAPVTGGGSQTGSVPGRWRQIGSALLQWSGGGPGRPGGFAPPALPAPASPVRAPRSRRRTRSAERHGHIAAVPRRKMRSPIPGLGRVMVFLAAALASASLAIPEGWGEEGVQYGQVGTDVTLSCTDTHASLPVQWRRAGAAALPEGSAIRQGALVLPCASLATAGTYSCHSEDGGLLHAVSLRLGYLPGVPFVSCRASDYENFSCSWTSSVETFLPTRYITTYRKKSLTGEEKRRNKNGHMGPCLQDPSRPGTCTVHGSEFWSSYRLNITEVNPLGSSFRLLDVTMQAIIKPDPPEGLVVEPIPLAPRRLHVSWKYPSSWPKEPHFQLRFRLQYRPIIHRSWSVVETVNLSEVITDAFAGLEHVVQVSAKDFLDAGNWSEWSAEARATPVRDLATAASKETTTDASLETLAEEPSQAPNPEPINHSDPLEKMAVLVSLGIFAFFILAAVLVITILIWLRVRKHGKDKTKPHNFLIAATHLKALPKAQIL